The sequence TCAAATTGCTTAGAAGTGAAAAATATCATCATCTAACAATGTCTGTTAATCCAATGGTTAAAAACCTTGCGTAAACTACTCCCATAAGCTACTGTCATAAGTCCACTTTAAGATGTTTCCAAACAAGACCTCCCTCCCTCCCCCATCTTGTGAATAAGTGAGGCGTGAGAAATGCACTTTAGAAAAAGAAACCCCCACTTGCTTTAGTGCCTGCCAAACTCCCAACTTTTTAATTTCCTCATTGCTTTTTCTTGTGATCACGTTTAAAACAAAATCACCAAATTGCTTCTTCATTTCACATCTAGCTGAGAATCAGAATATGGCTTTCATCAACAACAAATCCAAGAAGCAACCAATTCCTTCTTCTCAATTCATGAGTATCAGAACTATCCTCTTGCTCATTCTTCTCTTTGCAATTCTAGCTCTTTCTTTTGTCCTACAAACCCCTAATTTCCCCGACTCATGCATACCCTCATCTTCCTCCGCCACTCAAACAAGCCCTTTTTCTGGGGATCTCCGTTATGCTCGATTCGCTTGGAACCGGCTGCCGCTAGTCGATGATCGTCCACCTCCGACAATACTCAGAATTGCTGTTTTCTCACGAAAATGGCCTTTTAGCTCTGCCCCAGGTGGTATGGAACGCCATGCGCTGACTTTATACACAGCTCTTGCCCGTCGTGGTCATAATATTCATGTTTACACTTCACCTCCTTCAACTAAAACTGATCGTCTCAGTGCAAGTCCGACGTCTTCCCCACAAATTCATTTCCACGAAGGCGAAAAGGGACAATGGCATTACAACCTAGCATGGGCTCAATTCGACGCTGAAAACAGGCGTGAGCCGTTTGATGTCGTCCACTCTGAAAGCGTGGCACTTCCTCATTGGCTAGCACGCGAGCTTCCGAACTTAGCCGTGTCATGGCACGGTATTGCCCTGGAAAGTGTACAATCAAGTATTTACCAAGATTTGACCAGGAAGGAAGATGAACCCATGTCAAGTTCTTTTAATCAGAGTATATATGGAGTGATTCCTAAAGTTTTGAAGGAAATTAGATTCTTTAAGAACTATGCAAATCATGTTGCTATTAGTGATAGTTGTGGAGAGATGTTGAGAGATGTTTATCAAATCCCAAACAATAGAGTTCATGTGATTTTAAATGGAGTTGATGAAGATGACTTCGTGTATGATATGAAGTTAGGAAAACAATTCAGAGATAAAGTTGGTGTCCCACAAAATGCAAGTTTAGTGCTTGGAATTGCAGGAAGATTGGTGAAAGACAAGGGTCATCCTCTACTTCATGAAGCCTTCTACAGGTTGCTCATTAAGCGTCGAGACGTCTACTTGATTGTCGCTGGATCCGGACCGTGGGAAGGAAGATACAGAGATTTGGGTCCTCAAGTTATCGTCTTAGGGTCGATGAAACCAAGCGAATTACGAGGTTTTTATAATTCAATTGATGTTTTTGTAAATCCTACTCTAAGACCTCAAGGACTTGATCTGACGTTGATGGAAGCTATGTTAAGTGGAAAACCAATTCTAGCATCAAGATTTCCGAGTATTAAAGGAACAATAGTTGTTGATGATGAATTTGGCTTTATGTTTTCGCCAAATGTTGAGTCACTGTTAGAAGCGATAGAAATTGTGgtgaaagaaggaaaagaaagactaGCCAGAAGAGGAAAAGCATGTATGAAGTATGCCCGTGCTATGTTCACTGCTAGGAAAATGGCATTAGCTTACGAGAGAATGTTCCTTTGCATGAAAAATGTGGCATTTTGTCAATACTCTTTAAAATCAGATTAGAGAAAATGGAATGCATATTAATGTATGGGATGTTAAAATATGCGCTAAACAGGGTTTGTATTACTTACTCTAGGTTGGATATCACTTGATTTGTCTCTCTGAATCTGACCTGATGCTTCTCTTTTTTCCATTCTGGTGCTTATACTTTGTTTACTACTTTAGAGTTAGCTAGGCTTACATTATGAATAAACTCTACTGAAttctttttgttgttgagaaTTAAGATTGTAGCTTCGGATTCTTGTATAAGCAAAGTTGCCTGTTTGTTCTATCAATTATGGTGTAAGCTTAAAACTAAGTgcgtgtaattttttttttttttttgggaaaattattgtttggtcctttttttagGTGACCCCAAATTTGTTTGGTCCAGCAACAAAAAAACGTttatgtttggtccataattatttgaaaatatcaAATGGAGCAAAATACTTTTTCGTGTTAATTTCTGTAGCTGTTTCATTTCTTAATATTATTTGAGTTCATTCTCGCTGATGAACTTTGAACTtcctacttattttcttgtaggagttcattttgtttgatgaactatcaAGTGTTTTGTAATGCTTTTTGAAGATTCAAGTTCATTCTTAAAAATGTTCAcacaacaaaaaattcattattatgaacaaaaaacagAGTTTATTCTTTCGAGTGAACAcccaatcaaaaccaaaactatatCAAAtctgaaaacagagttcattctttcaaatgaacacccaatcaaagttcattattacGAACAAAATCATAGTTCATTAtttcaaatgaacacccaatcaaagttcattattatgaacaaaaatctgAGTTCATTCTTTtaaatgaactcctaataaaatcaaactaaatcaacatttaaaacatagttcattctttaaaatgaacaCCTCATAAAACCAAACTAAATCATATGAAAACATAGAAAACACAGTTCATTCTTAAAAAATGAACATACAACAAAACCTAATTCAAACTCAAATCTTTAACAAAAgcaaagtaaaagaaaaaaacctTATTAAATCTTCAGTAACAACAGATCAATATTCAACAGCGGCAAATCAATCTTCGGCAAAAACATGagttcgtcttcatcatcttcgttttcttcaacagcagaagcagcagagaaggaaaacatgagttcatcttcatcgtctttgTCATCTtcgtcatcgtcttcatcatcttcaacatgagTTCATCTTCGATCTCTgtaatcaaatcaaaatttttgtaatcaaaaacaaaatccttGTAATCAAAATCAAATCGATCTTTGTAATCAAATCAAATTGATCTCAGTAAAATAAATCTTCATCCTCAATCTTCGAAATCAATTTCAAGAGCAGCAGAGAAAGAAGtcagaaaaaaaaatgagagagaAACTAGATTTGAGaacagagaggagagagaaagtaaacctgaaaatgattttttttctccacttattttctctatatatatggaaagggaagggtattttaggtATCAAATTTCGGAAGGTAATgtacaccctaggaccaaacagtAATATTTGGACCAAACGGTaataaaaatagtaaaaaatgaccaaacagacagttgaccgGGTCAACAGGACCAAACGCActttattatattatttctaggacaaTACGGTAGTttctacttcttcttttttttttcattcaaagATAATAGATTAAAAGGCACACAAGCCTTGTGTAGGCAGTTATGATCAAAAGAGggcaaaaatccaaaaaaaaacacaGCATTACAAAGATAAAGCAATAAATTTTCTAAGTACACAAAAAGAATCAACTGAAGAAGACACAACTTGAGGTACCTAAACATCAAACCTAACTTGTGAACCAAAATAAAGGCCAATACCTAATATCAACTAGTATACTTGTCAACATCCTTTATAACTAACCATCATGATTTTTCGCGAGATCACTAAATATTTCTTCGCGATCGTTCTTTAAAGGGGAAAAGTCTAAAACCCATAAAGAACCACACTCCATAAGTTTATTTGCTGAGACCTTGTTAGGAATTttatattttgagaaaatttttcttttttgtacttAGAGTATCATTTGGGAACATACATGTTACTTTGGATTTTAAACTCAATTTCTTACTATATCTTAAAATTGTCTCGGAAGAAGACGACATTGTAATACTTATCTCTGAATCTTTCAACACTAACTGAGAAGTAGctacctcctcttcttcttcttttttttcttccaatccaaGAAATCTATTATGGGTTTCAAATCTAGGGGAGATAGAAGGATCGGCAGATGAGGTGCTTGCATCGTCCACAACCTGGTGGACATTTATTACCAACTTGAATTTCCCCAActgaaaaagttttttttccccaatcctttttttttcttcttaataatGTCATCTGCAACAATAATACCATCATTATCTTTAGCCACTTCGTTTAGCATCGCTCTACACTCATAAACCAATTGTCCCACAATTTTTCAACGAGAACAAAATTTATGGACTATTGGAATCTCATCACCTTGCCGAAATCCttcttcattatcatcatcacctTCACCCACCCATACTCGATCCCAAAATCTTCTTAGAAAAATAAGCTTCTATTAGAACACtaagaaaaaaacaaaatcaattgcAAGAGTGGTGTTATCTACCTGAATATGTTTACCGAAGGCCTTAGCCATTGTCAACCAATTCTCCTCTGTCTAATGCTCCAAACTTAAGCCTGGAAATTTGATCCAAACATTAGCTAATGAAGTTCGCTGGTTTTCGGGATTAAGTATCGGCTTCCAATCTCTAACTTGCAAAACTTGATTAGTCACCTTCCATGAATCTCCTGACCGTATCTTAATCTTATTTGTTTCTAACTTCATAACACATAACCCTTTTCTAATTGGAATAAGCTTGACTTCACCGATAGGATTCTATTGGGATACCAATTGATCCCTAACATTTTCCATCCTGATCTTTCTTAAATCAAGTCTTCCAATGAGGCTGAATTTCAAATTTTTTAGACCCTTCTTATACATAATATCAGTAAGTTTAATAGTAGGTAAATCATCTTTTAGTCAAGGAGAAGGAAGAGAAACTGATGTTGCAACAGAGACAACCCTTTTATGGGTTGAAAATTCAGTTAACAAAGGAGAAGCTCCCTTACCGGGGCCATTGTTGAACAAAAGTGTCGTTGAACACCAAGAAACCAACAAGACACTAAAACAACTTCTGTAGAAAAACTGTTTCAGATATCTAAAAAGAAAGCAGGAGTAAATGAAACAGAGAAATCAATTAAGGACTTAGAACAAAATTCATGCAACAAAGcaaaaaatgcaagaaaaaaacaaaagaaaagaaaaatccaacGACTACGAGGGAAGAGGAATGTGGAACCAATACTAACAAACCACtagagaatcaaacacatcaatcaTTTGAAAACATCATTAAGAGATCTGCAAAGGGAAAAAAACACCAGCAGAGAGGaggaaatagattgaaaaccacTATATCCCCACTAAAATATCGATTCAAACATCAATCTTCATCCAATTTAGCGAATGATTAAGAAAACACTAAAACCCTGGGAAAGTCAAAATTGTCCAACAATAGTCAAGAAACGCTTATCTTCTAATCCGCTCTCCATCAAGCGTTCTTTTCTTTCGTCTAATTTATTGGTCGATAAAATTTTGCATCCGACTTCCAAAACGAACTAGTTATATGCTTCTCATAAGAGACTTCCAAAAGTAGTAGACTTGGTAACATAATTATAATCCACTACGATTAGGATATCTAATTTAACTTTTTAGTTATGTTCAAATGTTAAACAGGATAGTGAATCCCTCATAGTGCCTACAGGATGTAATCAACGATTCCACCACATATGTAGTTACATTCCTCTCTTGGAAAGCTTCAGCTGTCATCATGTCTTTGAGAAGGCAAAGAAATCCGCAGATGGACTAACCAACTTTACTGTTTTTCAAGCTAACAAAATCTTTAGGTTGCATCTATAGATTTATGTCTCGATCCAttgtaatcctttttttttcactCCTTCATTGTGAATGACTAAGAGCAAGTTCAGTGGGACTTGGCAAAAAAATCTATTTGATAGTCCACGTGGATGGGGAAACTCGATTTCTCACTGTAGGGAAAGAATTTATTGTACATGATTGAACCGATCGGCCATAGTTTGGGAAATCGCCTCAAGTTGAGTCGATGCTCAGTTCAACTTGAGCTGGTCATTCATGGATTGGTCGATAATGGCTAAATTTGTAACCATTATCCAATAGCTATATCTCTCTTCTACCTGTAAAAATTTCCTCTTGTCCACCAATTAATACACAACTtctatttattttatgttttcacAAAAATTCATCCAATTTCCCCAATATATTACTTGTTTTCAGTCTTTTCAAtcagtatttattttttttatggatcCTAATTTGGAAAATGAGGAAACACACACAACTGCGTTAATCTTTCTCCAACAACAAACATTTATGCAGCAGTTGGATCAAATAGATGAGGATTCATATGGTGAGAAAACGATAACCAATGTCATGATACAACTATACACAAACCAAATATCGTGAGCTCTAAAACCAATGGCAGCATTGATGACAAGATATAAGTGGAGATTTTAAGATGATGGAAACCAAACGGATGATgtgttattattttattgatgGTGTTTGGTCTGATTAATATTTTCAACATTGCTTCTGCATACCACACACCTTATCATTAGAATTATTGGAGAGCTTTTTCGGGTAAATGCTATATTCAATTATCAATTTGATGCACGAAACATACGAGAACATAGTCTTGAACAAAAGATCATTGCAGCTCTAAGGAATTTAGGTTATGGTTTATCAGCTGATGCATGTGCTAAGTACATTCGTATAAATAAACAACAACGTACGAATATCTCGGTATGTTTTGCGAAATTGTAGATAACCATTTTTGCTTACGTTTTTTACGACAACTAACGCAAGATAGTATCAAACGAATACTAAAAGAATATTCCAGGAGGGGATTTCACTGAATGCCGGGTAGACTTGATTGCTTGCACTGGGTGTGGCATGGATATCCTTCTGCCTGGAAAGGTTAGTATAAGGGTCATTACACAAAAACCAATTTAAATGACAaatcttatgattgttggatatggcacgaCTTTTTTGGACTCCTTAGTCCAAATAACAACATTAATATTTTGCATAAATCGCTTATATTTGAAGAAATGCTCCAACCGCAAATTTCACCGTCAACGGAAATAACTATAACATTGGGTATTTCTGGTGGACGAAATTTATTCAGCATGGTCAACTTTAATTCAAGCTTTCACAGAGATATCCGAACACGAGGAAAACCGTGATAGAAGGTATTTTTACTAGAAGCAAACTGAAAGCATTTGGAAGGTATTTTTACTAGAACCGTGTAGGGAGGATGTCGAAAAGCATCTGGAATTCTGAAGAGGAAGTTTCGTATAATTTTTGGACCATATCGTTCGTTTAAACTAATAGAGTAGAATACGGTTATTGTCACCTGCATCATTTTGTATAATATGATAATCGAGGAAAGCCGACGAGATACCAGTGGGACAAGTCATCGAGATAAAGATTTGAGGAAAGATGTTCAACCTGGGGTGCCCATGAGAGAGTATAAAATAGTAAGAAGAGAATTCAAAACAGAGGTTTATGTTGAAGACTAAGGAAGGATCTCACTGCTTAGAATTGTTTTGAATTCAGAAGAAATCCTCacaagtttttagttttttttttactttttagttatcatttaaatcattttagTTCTATTAATGGAATTTGGTTTGCTCCCTCGTTTGACGCTGAGGGTTTTTAGGCCTAAAGGGAGAGCTGAATGTAGGTCTGGGAGTCGCAAAACAATGCAGCAAAGACAAATTCTCAAAGCTTTGACAACCTGGGGTGAATCTGGTGGGATACACAGGCTGgtaagggaggttctaagcatgTCAGAGACAAGATATGTTAGACTTGAGGAAGACGACATGGAAGGAAAAAAGGACAGGTCATGTACTAATGTCACAACTTGTTTGCGCAAGGTTGCAGAAGGACATTTTACAGTTGCGGTTAAAGCTATAATCTCATCAGGGGTGGCACCAAACAATGAGAATACGAAAAAAGCCC comes from Papaver somniferum cultivar HN1 chromosome 7, ASM357369v1, whole genome shotgun sequence and encodes:
- the LOC113297544 gene encoding uncharacterized protein LOC113297544; this encodes MAFINNKSKKQPIPSSQFMSIRTILLLILLFAILALSFVLQTPNFPDSCIPSSSSATQTSPFSGDLRYARFAWNRLPLVDDRPPPTILRIAVFSRKWPFSSAPGGMERHALTLYTALARRGHNIHVYTSPPSTKTDRLSASPTSSPQIHFHEGEKGQWHYNLAWAQFDAENRREPFDVVHSESVALPHWLARELPNLAVSWHGIALESVQSSIYQDLTRKEDEPMSSSFNQSIYGVIPKVLKEIRFFKNYANHVAISDSCGEMLRDVYQIPNNRVHVILNGVDEDDFVYDMKLGKQFRDKVGVPQNASLVLGIAGRLVKDKGHPLLHEAFYRLLIKRRDVYLIVAGSGPWEGRYRDLGPQVIVLGSMKPSELRGFYNSIDVFVNPTLRPQGLDLTLMEAMLSGKPILASRFPSIKGTIVVDDEFGFMFSPNVESLLEAIEIVVKEGKERLARRGKACMKYARAMFTARKMALAYERMFLCMKNVAFCQYSLKSD